A DNA window from Nitrospira sp. contains the following coding sequences:
- a CDS encoding Putative Extracellular ligand-binding receptor (Evidence 3 : Putative function from multiple computational evidences; MaGe:77310052) produces MGLPRTYARLLACRRLIVVLALSLAGVTGHPQQATAIEFKAPLPDPPVLSQAKRLLDKGEAESAATVLRRFLATSPRPEHLDDTYLLLGAALYGMREYPEAIKYLNQLQTEFPASDVGERGKILLARTHAAMGNIDLALPLLTQLRTSTAADDTKHEALRLTAEFLVQKKEYVRAIEALLQESAAGTEEHLAETRAQIREFINEKLDKKALTRLHDLYPKSFPGDLAAIRLIELYTGRGEDHLAERQIQQFLTQFPEHPYIPKATETLALLKTRLKANQFFIATVLPLSGRLAPFANEVLEGIQLAIERAREQPGMPPVGLIVKDNESDKPSFLEDHATLLNEDRPLAVIGPMLSKNLPVMAEMAEHAKVPLITPAATFPNVRRLGSFVFSTTLTYALQAKRIAGYATGEQGYRRFCILYPDTTYGREQARLFAQEVRQHEGEIIAMESFKEGDSDFSSQIKKLKAEDLKKYGLAVPYDPSRPAGKPLSKTDKRVLYTPGFDAIFIPSRANEIGLLAAQLAFHDIKAPLLGTNGWNSPDFLRTADRTADGAVFVDAFFVESANTAVQDFVQRFQRRFQGTPTLFTMQGYDAARLVLEAIRRGATSGDAVRELLTAQHDLPTLMGPAGFGPEGTLQRPLALLQVKHGKFVQLD; encoded by the coding sequence ATGGGTCTTCCGCGCACATACGCACGACTGCTTGCCTGCCGCCGCTTGATCGTCGTTCTGGCATTGAGCCTGGCAGGAGTGACAGGCCACCCTCAGCAAGCGACGGCGATCGAATTCAAGGCGCCGCTGCCCGATCCCCCGGTGCTGTCTCAAGCCAAACGCTTGCTCGATAAAGGCGAGGCCGAGTCCGCCGCCACGGTCCTTCGGCGGTTTCTCGCAACCTCCCCGCGTCCGGAGCATTTGGACGACACCTATCTGTTGCTCGGAGCCGCTCTGTACGGCATGAGGGAATACCCCGAAGCCATTAAATACTTAAACCAGCTGCAGACTGAATTCCCCGCGTCCGATGTCGGCGAGCGCGGGAAGATTTTACTGGCGCGCACCCACGCGGCCATGGGGAATATCGATTTAGCGCTCCCCCTGCTCACGCAACTGCGCACCAGCACGGCCGCCGACGATACGAAGCACGAAGCGCTCAGACTCACCGCCGAATTTCTGGTGCAGAAAAAAGAGTATGTCCGAGCCATCGAAGCCTTGCTTCAGGAAAGCGCCGCCGGCACCGAAGAACACCTGGCGGAAACGCGCGCGCAGATCCGCGAATTCATCAACGAAAAGCTGGATAAGAAAGCGCTCACGCGCCTGCACGACCTCTATCCGAAATCGTTTCCCGGCGACCTGGCCGCCATCCGTTTGATCGAGCTCTATACCGGCCGTGGAGAAGACCACTTGGCCGAGCGCCAGATTCAACAATTCCTCACGCAGTTTCCCGAGCACCCCTACATCCCAAAGGCAACTGAGACACTGGCGCTGCTCAAGACCAGACTGAAGGCGAACCAATTTTTCATCGCCACAGTCCTACCGCTGTCCGGGCGCCTCGCGCCGTTCGCCAATGAAGTGCTGGAAGGCATTCAGCTGGCAATCGAGCGCGCGCGCGAACAGCCGGGGATGCCTCCTGTCGGGCTGATCGTGAAAGACAACGAGTCGGATAAACCGTCGTTCCTCGAAGACCACGCCACGCTGCTGAACGAGGACCGCCCATTGGCCGTCATCGGACCGATGCTCTCAAAAAATCTCCCGGTCATGGCCGAGATGGCCGAACACGCCAAAGTCCCGCTGATTACTCCAGCCGCCACATTCCCCAACGTCCGGCGGCTGGGAAGCTTCGTGTTCAGCACCACCCTGACCTATGCCCTTCAAGCCAAGCGAATCGCCGGCTATGCCACCGGCGAACAAGGCTACCGTCGATTTTGCATTCTGTATCCCGATACCACCTATGGCCGCGAGCAGGCGCGGCTCTTCGCGCAAGAAGTCCGGCAGCATGAGGGCGAAATCATCGCCATGGAATCGTTCAAAGAAGGCGACTCGGACTTCTCTTCGCAAATCAAAAAACTCAAAGCCGAAGACCTCAAGAAATACGGCCTCGCAGTGCCTTACGATCCCTCGCGACCGGCGGGAAAGCCTCTCAGCAAAACCGACAAGCGGGTACTCTACACACCGGGGTTCGACGCGATCTTCATCCCCAGCCGCGCCAATGAAATCGGCCTGCTGGCGGCGCAGCTCGCCTTTCACGACATCAAAGCCCCGCTCCTGGGAACCAACGGATGGAACTCGCCGGACTTCCTGCGCACAGCCGATCGCACAGCGGATGGGGCCGTCTTTGTGGATGCGTTCTTCGTGGAAAGCGCCAATACCGCCGTTCAGGATTTTGTCCAGCGCTTCCAGAGGCGTTTTCAAGGCACTCCCACCCTGTTCACCATGCAGGGCTACGATGCCGCCAGGCTGGTGCTGGAAGCGATCCGACGGGGAGCCACCTCGGGAGACGCCGTTCGTGAGCTCCTAACCGCCCAACACGATCTTCCTACATTGATGGGACCGGCCGGATTCGGACCTGAAGGCACCCTCCAACGCCCCCTTGCATTGCTCCAGGTTAAACACGGAAAATTCGTCCAACTCGACTAA
- a CDS encoding Tyrosine recombinase XerD (MaGe:77310053): MAISTDQILDPLAERYLGHLRVEGGLSINTLEAYRRDLIKLQVFLARHRVAMGKAIAPQQLTEFLASLKEHRLSSASMARTLSSLRGWFRFLVREGLLPASPMQDLSVARRTVRLPKTLTMAEVTALLDLPPLPALEDRRDRTMLELMYASGLRVSELVSVELVRLDLGAGCLRILGKGSKERLVPIGEVAREALAHYIEQVRPAILNRRVSRALFVSRRGGPLTRQAFWKIVSLRAQRAGIAKPISPHMLRHSFATHLLEGGADLRAVQAMLGHADIATTQIYTHVERGRLKQVHRQFFPRQARSLKK; the protein is encoded by the coding sequence ATGGCGATATCGACCGATCAGATTCTCGATCCGCTGGCAGAACGATATCTAGGACATCTTCGCGTTGAAGGCGGGTTGTCGATCAACACGCTGGAAGCCTATCGGCGCGACTTGATCAAGTTGCAGGTCTTTCTTGCTCGCCATCGGGTAGCAATGGGGAAGGCGATTGCGCCGCAACAGCTCACCGAGTTTCTCGCATCGCTGAAAGAGCATCGTCTGTCTTCGGCGTCGATGGCGCGCACGCTGTCGTCGTTGCGCGGCTGGTTTCGATTCCTTGTGCGCGAAGGGTTGCTGCCTGCCAGCCCGATGCAGGATCTATCGGTGGCTCGACGGACCGTGCGGCTGCCCAAAACGCTGACGATGGCAGAGGTCACGGCTCTCCTAGATTTGCCGCCGTTGCCAGCATTGGAGGATCGGCGCGATCGCACGATGCTGGAGTTGATGTATGCGTCGGGATTGCGGGTGTCGGAGCTGGTTTCGGTGGAACTGGTCCGTCTCGATCTCGGGGCGGGTTGTCTGCGGATTCTCGGAAAGGGCTCAAAGGAGAGGCTTGTGCCGATCGGCGAAGTTGCGAGAGAAGCCTTAGCGCACTATATCGAGCAGGTTCGTCCCGCCATTTTGAATCGGCGGGTTTCGCGAGCGCTGTTTGTTTCTCGGCGCGGAGGCCCGTTAACCAGGCAGGCCTTTTGGAAAATTGTCAGCCTGCGCGCGCAGCGCGCGGGTATTGCCAAGCCGATTTCTCCGCACATGTTGCGGCATTCATTCGCCACGCATTTACTTGAAGGCGGCGCCGATTTGCGCGCGGTGCAGGCAATGCTGGGCCATGCGGATATTGCCACGACGCAAATCTACACCCATGTTGAACGGGGCCGGCTAAAACAGGTGCATCGTCAATTTTTTCCCAGGCAAGCGCGAAGTCTTAAGAAATAA
- a CDS encoding MotA/TolQ/ExbB proton channel family protein (MaGe:77310054), with protein MFQSGPMALIGSLGVVSKVVLFLLLLLSVVSWAVILLKLKIFKSADAEDRRFMTVLLKAKDVDEVMRHAQRSTGSPCAKVFHGVVDRVGMGRDFQDGGGVLSVDRHVMERTAQHIAQGQLSHLESYLPFLATTGNISPFIGLLGTVMGIIDSFREIGSQGTASIAAVAPGVSEALVATAAGLFTAIPAVMAYNYFLSRIRDTAFRMDTVTVELLTLMAPKTASAPSVGTKG; from the coding sequence ATGTTCCAGTCAGGTCCCATGGCTCTCATTGGATCACTGGGCGTGGTGTCGAAAGTCGTTCTCTTTCTTCTCCTCCTGCTGTCAGTCGTCTCCTGGGCCGTAATTCTCCTCAAGTTGAAAATCTTCAAATCCGCCGACGCAGAAGATCGGCGGTTTATGACTGTTCTCTTAAAGGCCAAGGATGTCGATGAAGTGATGCGGCATGCCCAGCGTTCGACCGGCAGCCCCTGCGCCAAGGTTTTCCATGGCGTGGTGGACCGCGTGGGGATGGGGCGCGATTTTCAGGACGGCGGTGGCGTGCTTTCCGTAGACCGGCACGTTATGGAGCGCACCGCGCAGCATATCGCGCAGGGGCAGCTCTCGCATCTGGAGTCGTATCTGCCCTTTCTCGCGACGACGGGCAATATCAGCCCGTTTATCGGGTTGCTGGGGACCGTGATGGGGATCATCGATTCGTTCAGAGAAATCGGTTCGCAGGGAACGGCTAGTATCGCCGCGGTGGCGCCAGGCGTGTCCGAAGCCCTCGTGGCAACGGCGGCAGGACTTTTTACGGCGATTCCTGCGGTGATGGCCTACAACTACTTCTTGTCCCGCATTCGCGACACAGCGTTCCGCATGGATACGGTGACGGTTGAGCTGCTGACGCTGATGGCGCCAAAGACTGCGTCGGCCCCTTCTGTAGGGACCAAGGGATGA
- a CDS encoding Biopolymer transport protein ExbD (MaGe:77310055), which translates to MILETRQRRFMAEINIIPLVDVVLVLLVIFMVTAPMLYRGMDIKLPVSASNTIKPEIRAVLTIEKDQRLYLDKDQVSAIQLERKLKLLKEEHADVSVYLRADREVPYGVVIQVMDGVKKAGIEKLGMVTDPTGPERVADLAIPGRTK; encoded by the coding sequence ATGATTCTCGAAACGCGTCAGCGCCGGTTCATGGCGGAGATCAATATTATCCCACTGGTCGATGTCGTGCTGGTGTTGCTGGTCATTTTTATGGTGACTGCGCCGATGCTGTACCGTGGCATGGATATCAAGTTGCCGGTGTCTGCGTCGAACACGATCAAGCCGGAGATTCGCGCGGTGCTGACGATTGAGAAGGATCAACGCTTATATCTCGATAAGGACCAGGTCAGCGCGATTCAATTGGAGCGCAAGCTGAAGCTTTTGAAGGAAGAACATGCCGATGTGTCGGTCTATCTCAGGGCCGATCGCGAGGTGCCGTATGGCGTGGTGATTCAGGTGATGGATGGGGTGAAGAAGGCCGGGATTGAAAAGCTGGGGATGGTGACTGACCCTACCGGGCCTGAACGGGTGGCGGACCTGGCGATTCCTGGTCGAACGAAATAG
- a CDS encoding hypothetical protein (Evidence 4 : Unknown function but conserved in other organisms; MaGe:77310056) gives MVQVAAHSRAWLDERLQGQLTHRLKRAMVWSVALHLGVFILVTWVRLPQQGERPLASIEISLASLPTPPVKAAEPVKTVEPVKVPAKPVEPVKTPVKQVATPVPAPPVKEAPVAPPVVQREAVAPSKAAQNPMHDLLKDLELPPDAPKFGDYSPADKPKKVQEPAVANVPKLKLPDVPVISEAKPVAKKPAETKSRPSLTEDLNRELDEELNKIKRLELPKESKPAPAESQPAPTPQLETRAPSVKAVDTALKVPGMAPGSNAYLAQVRRKISSMWTAPPVDVTAQVYSVVVKFRLHRDGSVSGVAVEQSSGNEYFDLAGKRAVVTAHPLPVFPADLTESYFDAHFTFTVGEQNG, from the coding sequence ATGGTACAGGTTGCAGCGCACTCCAGGGCTTGGCTGGACGAGAGACTGCAGGGCCAGTTGACCCACCGCTTAAAGCGCGCGATGGTGTGGTCCGTAGCGCTTCACCTGGGCGTCTTTATTCTCGTCACCTGGGTGCGGTTACCGCAGCAGGGTGAGCGGCCGCTGGCATCCATCGAAATATCGCTGGCCAGTCTGCCGACCCCTCCGGTCAAGGCGGCTGAACCTGTCAAAACGGTCGAGCCGGTGAAAGTGCCGGCGAAACCGGTTGAACCAGTGAAGACGCCGGTGAAGCAGGTGGCGACTCCCGTGCCGGCGCCTCCGGTGAAGGAGGCTCCAGTGGCGCCGCCCGTTGTGCAGCGGGAAGCTGTGGCTCCTTCCAAGGCCGCGCAAAATCCGATGCACGATTTGTTGAAGGATCTTGAGTTGCCTCCCGACGCCCCGAAGTTTGGCGATTACAGTCCGGCCGACAAGCCGAAAAAAGTTCAGGAGCCTGCGGTTGCAAATGTGCCTAAGCTCAAATTGCCGGATGTTCCGGTGATTTCCGAAGCAAAGCCCGTGGCTAAAAAGCCAGCGGAAACGAAGTCCCGGCCGTCTCTGACCGAGGATCTCAACCGGGAGCTGGACGAAGAGCTCAATAAGATTAAAAGACTGGAGCTGCCGAAAGAGTCCAAGCCGGCTCCTGCGGAATCTCAGCCCGCGCCGACTCCGCAGCTCGAGACGAGGGCGCCGAGTGTGAAAGCGGTAGACACGGCATTGAAAGTTCCTGGGATGGCTCCGGGATCCAATGCTTATTTGGCGCAAGTGCGCCGCAAGATCAGCAGCATGTGGACGGCGCCTCCGGTCGATGTGACGGCGCAAGTATATAGTGTTGTGGTGAAGTTTCGATTGCATCGAGATGGGAGTGTGAGCGGCGTGGCGGTCGAGCAGTCGTCTGGGAATGAGTATTTCGATTTGGCTGGGAAACGGGCGGTGGTAACGGCCCATCCTCTGCCGGTATTTCCCGCGGATCTCACCGAATCCTACTTCGATGCGCATTTCACTTTTACAGTCGGCGAGCAAAACGGGTAA
- a CDS encoding tolB protein precursor (MaGe:77310057) has protein sequence MTFRTWCLVGCVGLIGLVGIIESGATDVFLEATRPDFQKIPLGVIGIQNTNGPEWLGGRLEEVLKADIRRSLVFSLVDLPSIGIKVRDVGTGPHPAFKQAKENGVSVLVWGKAGAKDGSKDADVSMDGFVYDGESDEIVGGKRYVGSSSVVRLMAHRFADELVFRYTGEPGIARTKIAYVSEQGSARELFVMDYDGYEPRQLTSDGFLNLMPRWSPDRRFLVFTAYRNRNTQDIDMIELATGKRWTIVSLPGLNITPALSPDGNFLAFASSHEGNSELYKLDTRTKAMQRMTTHASGDLSPSWAPSGRELAFASDRSGGPQIFLMSADGTNVRRLTFEGDYNAAPTWSPRGNWIAYVCRTPKKEYKLCLITPDGQKRVQLTAGPGVEDSPSWSPDGRHLVFSSTIDGKSQIYMINADGKDLERITFTGTHNSAPAWSPAS, from the coding sequence ATGACATTCAGAACGTGGTGCCTAGTGGGCTGTGTGGGGCTGATCGGGCTTGTCGGGATCATCGAGTCCGGTGCGACCGATGTGTTTCTCGAAGCGACCAGGCCCGATTTTCAAAAGATCCCTCTGGGCGTGATCGGAATTCAGAATACGAATGGCCCGGAGTGGCTGGGAGGGCGGCTTGAAGAGGTGTTGAAGGCCGACATCAGGCGGTCGCTCGTCTTCTCGCTGGTGGATCTTCCCAGTATCGGGATCAAAGTGCGCGATGTAGGCACCGGCCCACACCCGGCGTTCAAGCAGGCGAAGGAAAATGGGGTGTCGGTGTTGGTGTGGGGAAAGGCCGGCGCGAAAGATGGCAGCAAGGACGCCGATGTGAGCATGGACGGATTCGTCTATGACGGCGAATCGGATGAAATTGTCGGGGGAAAGCGTTATGTCGGATCGTCCTCAGTTGTGCGCCTGATGGCACATCGATTTGCAGACGAGTTAGTGTTTCGGTATACCGGCGAGCCAGGCATTGCCCGCACGAAAATTGCTTATGTGTCTGAGCAGGGGTCGGCGCGGGAGCTGTTCGTGATGGACTACGATGGGTATGAGCCGCGCCAGCTGACATCGGACGGTTTTTTGAATCTGATGCCGCGCTGGTCGCCGGATCGCCGGTTTCTGGTGTTTACGGCCTATCGCAATCGCAACACGCAGGATATCGATATGATCGAATTAGCCACCGGAAAGCGGTGGACGATTGTATCGCTGCCGGGGTTGAACATTACGCCGGCCTTGTCGCCCGATGGGAATTTTTTGGCATTTGCGTCGAGCCATGAGGGCAATTCAGAGCTCTATAAGCTTGATACCAGAACTAAGGCTATGCAGCGCATGACGACGCATGCATCCGGAGATCTCTCGCCGTCTTGGGCTCCGTCTGGGCGGGAACTGGCGTTTGCGTCCGATCGGAGCGGGGGGCCTCAGATATTTCTCATGAGCGCCGATGGCACGAATGTGCGCCGTCTCACGTTTGAGGGGGACTACAATGCGGCGCCGACCTGGTCACCCAGAGGAAACTGGATTGCGTATGTGTGCCGGACGCCCAAGAAAGAGTATAAGTTGTGCCTCATCACGCCGGACGGGCAGAAGCGGGTGCAGCTTACGGCGGGGCCTGGGGTGGAAGATTCGCCGTCCTGGTCTCCGGACGGCAGGCATCTGGTCTTCAGTTCGACGATCGACGGGAAGAGCCAGATTTATATGATTAACGCAGACGGAAAAGATTTGGAACGGATCACGTTTACAGGCACGCACAATAGCGCGCCGGCCTGGTCGCCGGCGTCGTAA
- a CDS encoding Peptidoglycan-associated protein (MaGe:77310058), with amino-acid sequence MSATLSQWSIPMLAGLLLVTMPGCSKKSVQSGGDTQSSQAGMAKGTPGAGGSGELSGPLGSAGSAGSADGGVSSNFPDTSLAGRDGSGGLRGLDKNPGEERVNGGTMMAKLDPSQSGRQMDEMRSEQAAADAAGLRDVFFGYDSFAISEEGRLALSRDAEWIKANPGSQLKIEGHCDERGTSAYNLVLGEKRAKSARNYLVELGVSANRLGVVSYGKERPFCKDHSEACYAQNRRGHVVVKSGK; translated from the coding sequence ATGAGCGCGACGTTGTCACAATGGTCAATTCCGATGCTGGCCGGGCTGTTGCTGGTCACGATGCCGGGCTGTTCGAAGAAGTCCGTGCAATCAGGCGGAGACACTCAGTCTTCACAGGCGGGCATGGCCAAGGGAACTCCCGGCGCCGGTGGGTCCGGCGAATTGTCTGGACCGCTCGGATCTGCCGGGTCAGCCGGATCGGCTGATGGCGGAGTCAGCTCCAATTTCCCCGATACTTCGTTGGCGGGCCGCGATGGATCGGGCGGGTTGCGTGGGCTCGACAAGAATCCCGGCGAGGAGCGTGTGAACGGCGGGACGATGATGGCGAAGCTTGATCCTTCCCAGAGCGGCCGTCAGATGGATGAAATGCGGTCCGAGCAAGCTGCCGCCGATGCGGCCGGTTTGCGGGATGTGTTCTTCGGGTACGATAGCTTTGCGATTTCGGAAGAGGGCCGCCTGGCGCTCTCCCGCGATGCCGAGTGGATCAAGGCGAACCCGGGATCTCAGTTGAAGATCGAAGGGCATTGCGACGAGCGCGGCACGTCAGCCTATAACCTGGTGCTGGGTGAAAAGCGCGCGAAGTCTGCCCGGAATTATTTGGTCGAACTCGGCGTGAGCGCCAATCGTTTGGGCGTGGTGTCGTACGGGAAAGAGCGGCCGTTTTGCAAAGACCATAGCGAAGCCTGCTATGCGCAGAATCGCCGCGGCCATGTGGTCGTGAAGTCAGGAAAGTAG
- a CDS encoding Tol-pal system protein YbgF (MaGe:77310059), translating into MTRMDRDHLQQVRCVVAVVLVMLFTLLSGCVAQQADLKQTERTLNQRLKQQDDQFSQTRARQSQEISNLREQDLPQLRGELEKARHQAEELQSKQEDLKHRSAQLELQTRKLEQLAAKLETDTNTRYVWLQKSLETQDTKVNTRLDELSRAVSKATEDLKRDVLMAVKQSNEVLDRKVVERLDGQRKELEAGQQSLDQKMTQNLTQFNQSLTGFKTAFTSLNDRVAQGEQESRSIAGKVDAENKAAVSHINESNRTMSGHLDGVNKSVASVVKTLESVSQKFAARFDEQDHRMDSLGRSLEQVSQKNGARTQNLNQPQRAALSPAPEALASERQGQEAESASSSYQPQQASSEESENSSAPVAPIPAPVETPVAAAVHPADIAADRGQYERVLALFRDGDLDGARRGFSAFLANYPNSDLAPNARYWLGEAYYGSKDFKRAIDAYDKVETDYPRSEKVPAAILKKGYAYLALKDKKRASSAFKQVVTLYPRSPEAGKASDKLVQLREGR; encoded by the coding sequence ATGACGAGAATGGATCGGGATCATCTCCAGCAAGTGAGGTGTGTCGTGGCTGTCGTTCTAGTCATGCTCTTCACGCTGTTGTCCGGCTGTGTAGCGCAGCAAGCCGATCTCAAACAAACCGAGCGGACTCTGAATCAGAGGCTTAAGCAGCAGGACGATCAGTTTTCCCAGACGCGCGCTCGGCAGAGCCAAGAGATTTCCAATCTGCGCGAGCAAGATCTGCCGCAACTTCGCGGGGAGCTCGAAAAAGCTCGCCACCAAGCGGAGGAGCTTCAGTCCAAGCAGGAAGACCTGAAGCATCGTTCGGCGCAGTTGGAACTGCAAACAAGGAAGCTGGAACAGCTGGCGGCCAAGCTGGAGACGGATACCAACACCCGGTATGTCTGGCTGCAAAAGAGCCTTGAAACGCAAGACACCAAGGTGAATACGCGCCTCGACGAATTATCCCGGGCAGTCAGCAAGGCAACGGAAGACCTCAAGCGCGACGTGTTGATGGCCGTGAAGCAGAGCAATGAGGTGTTGGATCGAAAAGTCGTCGAGCGCCTCGATGGGCAACGGAAAGAGCTGGAAGCCGGTCAGCAGAGCTTGGATCAGAAAATGACTCAGAATCTGACCCAGTTCAACCAGTCGCTCACGGGGTTTAAGACGGCCTTCACTAGCTTGAACGATCGCGTCGCACAGGGCGAGCAGGAATCTCGGTCGATCGCAGGAAAGGTCGATGCCGAGAATAAGGCGGCGGTGTCTCATATCAACGAATCCAATCGGACCATGAGCGGCCACCTCGACGGGGTGAACAAGAGTGTGGCCTCGGTTGTCAAGACGCTGGAATCCGTCAGCCAAAAATTCGCCGCGCGGTTTGATGAGCAGGATCATCGAATGGATTCATTGGGCCGGTCGTTAGAACAAGTGAGCCAAAAGAACGGGGCGCGGACGCAGAATCTCAATCAGCCACAGCGGGCGGCTCTTTCTCCTGCACCGGAAGCTCTTGCATCTGAACGGCAAGGGCAAGAGGCTGAGTCTGCGTCGTCATCGTACCAGCCGCAGCAGGCTTCATCAGAAGAGAGCGAGAATTCCTCAGCCCCGGTGGCGCCGATTCCTGCTCCAGTGGAAACTCCGGTTGCCGCGGCCGTTCATCCGGCCGATATTGCCGCAGATCGCGGACAATATGAACGAGTGTTAGCCCTATTCCGTGACGGCGATTTAGACGGCGCGCGGCGGGGGTTTTCGGCGTTCCTCGCCAACTATCCGAACTCGGATCTTGCGCCGAACGCTCGCTATTGGCTTGGAGAAGCCTATTACGGGTCCAAAGATTTCAAACGCGCGATCGACGCATACGACAAGGTTGAGACGGATTATCCGCGGAGCGAGAAAGTGCCTGCCGCCATTTTGAAAAAGGGATACGCCTATCTTGCGCTGAAGGATAAGAAACGGGCCTCGTCGGCATTTAAACAAGTGGTCACGCTGTATCCGAGAAGCCCGGAAGCTGGAAAAGCCTCCGATAAGCTGGTGCAGTTGAGGGAGGGTCGATAG
- a CDS encoding TPR repeat containing exported protein (Putative periplasmic protein contains a protein prenylyltransferase domain; MaGe:77310060) produces MQAYMTSYVTAIGVAGSLLILPGCAKHADFVELRDQLSTVSRSQEQDHQRVDAALRRLESVERVKDVESGKPRIDELASRLQKLEAKLAKLEDSAGLASMRADIAVPEVPKTAKPGKSAGQSESVPIVSGMPGITPTSAFNLAYNDFLNGKYDLAVSGFQRFTKDFSGTSLTPNAHYWLGESLYNQKDYARATTTFEYLVAEYPGNEKVSAALYKLGLATAETGDLVKSRKYLKRVIEEFPASDEAKLAKNKLADIR; encoded by the coding sequence ATGCAAGCCTACATGACTTCGTATGTGACGGCGATCGGCGTGGCGGGTTCGTTGCTGATCTTGCCGGGATGCGCCAAACACGCAGATTTTGTTGAACTGCGGGATCAACTCTCGACAGTGTCGCGCTCCCAAGAGCAGGACCATCAGCGGGTCGATGCGGCCTTGAGGCGTCTCGAATCGGTCGAACGGGTCAAGGATGTCGAGTCGGGAAAGCCGCGGATCGACGAGCTGGCCTCGCGTCTTCAAAAGCTGGAGGCGAAGCTGGCTAAACTCGAAGATAGTGCAGGCCTGGCCTCCATGCGGGCCGACATCGCTGTGCCTGAAGTGCCGAAAACGGCGAAGCCGGGCAAGTCCGCGGGGCAGAGCGAGAGTGTCCCGATTGTCTCCGGCATGCCTGGAATTACTCCGACCTCCGCCTTCAATCTCGCCTACAACGATTTTCTGAACGGCAAGTACGATCTGGCGGTGTCGGGATTTCAGCGGTTCACCAAGGATTTTTCCGGGACGTCGCTGACGCCCAACGCCCATTATTGGCTGGGGGAGTCGCTGTATAACCAAAAGGACTATGCGCGCGCTACGACCACGTTCGAGTATCTTGTCGCAGAATACCCTGGGAATGAAAAGGTCTCAGCGGCTCTCTACAAGCTTGGGTTGGCCACGGCGGAAACCGGTGACTTAGTGAAGTCCAGAAAATATCTCAAGCGGGTCATCGAGGAGTTCCCTGCTTCGGATGAAGCCAAGCTTGCAAAGAATAAACTCGCCGATATTCGGTAA